Proteins encoded within one genomic window of Episyrphus balteatus chromosome 1, idEpiBalt1.1, whole genome shotgun sequence:
- the LOC129905448 gene encoding histone H3: MARTKQTARKSTGGKAPRKQLATKAARKSAPATGGVKKPHRYRPGTVALREIRRYQKSTELLIRKLPFQRLVREIAQDFKTDLRFQSSAVMALQEASEAYLVGLFEDTNLCAIHAKRVTIMPKDIQLARRIRGERA, from the coding sequence atggCTCGTACAAAGCAAACTGCTCGTAAATCGACTGGTGGAAAGGCTCCCAGGAAGCAACTGGCTACTAAAGCAGCTCGTAAAAGTGCTCCAGCCACCGGAGGTGTAAAGAAACCACATCGTTATCGTCCCGGAACTGTGGCTCTTCGTGAAATCCGTCGTTATCAGAAGAGTACTGAATTGTTGATCCGCAAATTGCCTTTCCAACGTTTAGTTCGTGAAATCGCACAAGATTTCAAAACTGATTTGCGTTTCCAGAGCTCAGCTGTTATGGCGCTTCAAGAAGCAAGTGAAGCCTACTTAGTTGGTCTTTTTGAAGATACCAACTTGTGCGCTATTCATGCCAAGCGTGTAACCATTATGCCAAAGGACATCCAATTGGCCAGACGCATCCGTGGTGAACGTGCTTAA